The following coding sequences are from one Triticum aestivum cultivar Chinese Spring chromosome 5A, IWGSC CS RefSeq v2.1, whole genome shotgun sequence window:
- the LOC123102090 gene encoding acyl-coenzyme A thioesterase 13: MASASASAAMEKARQLLEEAAAESLPTEQVDALPSGFYDAFVLCGIRVHTVEPGRLLCHFTVPARLLNSGNFLHGGATASLVDLVGTAVFYTSGAQTRGSPLEMNISYLDAAFSDEEIDIEAKVLRAGKAVGVATVELKKKSGKIIAQARYSKYLGASSKL, encoded by the exons atggcgtcggcgtcggcgtcggcggctaTGGAGAAGGCTCGGCAGctgctggaggaggcggcggccgagtCGCTGCCGACGGAGCAGGTGGACGCGCTGCCCTCCGGGTTCTACGACGCCTTCGTGCTCTGCGGCATCCGCGTCCACACCGTCGAGCCCGGCCGCCTCCTCTGCCACTTCACCGTCCCCgcccgcctcctc AACTCAGGCAACTTCCTGCACGGTGGCGCAACGGCGTCGCTGGTTGACTTGGTGGGTACTGCTGTCTTCTACACGTCCGGGGCACAAACCAGGGGCTCACCACTAGAGATGAACATCTCCTACTTGGATGCTGCATTTTCGGAT GAAGAGATTGATATCGAGGCCAAGGTTCTGCGTGCTGGAAAAGCAGTAGGAGTGGCCACTGTGGAACTGAAGAAGAAATCTGGCAAAATCATCGCTCAAGCCCGCTATTCCAAGTATCTTGGTGCATCTAGTAAACTGTGA